Proteins encoded within one genomic window of Humulus lupulus chromosome 1, drHumLupu1.1, whole genome shotgun sequence:
- the LOC133800307 gene encoding uncharacterized protein LOC133800307, giving the protein MDKNWIWSNDKLSMEYTNGVSNFITLAHDHLNDENITRCPCTQCVNFYYYELETVERYLWVNGFSKSYTNWVFHGEDKTSSSFNVDELEFDINEDSVDSEDDDYMIEAIQDVVGGINFETYQDEEIAKEESHYEPTKFKELFEEVKKELYPGCSKFFSLTFLVKMMHIKVLNKLSNKAFDMILNIFREVLPNDHKIPRSHYEAKRMLRKLGLGYETIHVCENNCTLFWKEHKDATECPICGFSRYKLKGKRRKNVLVKKMHYFPITPRLQRLFMSRHTSEEMRWHKAKFLNNEGVLRHPADGEAWKDFDKQYPEFAIDPRNVRLGIATDRFNPFGNMSTSYSIWHVVLVPYNMPPWKCMKENNIIMALLIPGPKSPGKDIDVYLRSLIDELKELWEEGVKTYDVSSKKEFMMCAAILWTINDFPSYGTIYGWSTKGYKACPVCNVDASSFPILGKISYMGHHRFLPLDHPWRKDKRYDGKIENRPPPKLLLEDDILKQLDTADEFMPGKIPKKDNGKLSEEVVHKRKKIKV; this is encoded by the coding sequence ATGGATAAAAATTGGATATGGTCCAATGATAAATTGTCAATGGAATACACCAATGGGGTTAGTAATTTCATTACACTTGCACATGATCACTTGAATGACGAGAATATAACTCGTTGTCCATGCACCCAATGTGTGAACTTCTATTATTACGAATTAGAAACAGTAGAACGATACCTATGGGTCAATGGATTTTCGAAGTCATATACAAATTGGGTATTCCATGGTGAGGACAAGACTAGTTCTAGCTTCAATGTTGATGAATTAGAGTTCGACATAAATGAAGATAGCGTAGATTCTGAGGATGATGACTACATGATAGAGGCAATTCAAGATGTTGTTGGTGGAATAAATTTTGAAACTTATCAAGATGAAGAAATTGCAAAGGAAGAATCTCATTACGAACCGACAAAATTTAAAGAACTATTTGAAGAAGTAAAGAAAGAGTTATATCCTGGGTGTTCGAAGTTTTTCTCTCTAACATTTTTGGTGAAAATGATGCATATCAAGGTGCTAAATAAATTAAGTAACAAAGCTTTTGACATGATACTTAATATATTTCGTGAAGTTCTTCCAAATGACCATAAAATACCAAGGTCTCATTACGAAGCTAAACGAATGTTACGCAAACTTGGATTGGGCTATGAGACAATTCATGTATGTGAAAATAATTGCACTctattttggaaagaacataaggATGCTACTGAATGCCCTATTTGTGGATTTTCAAGATACAAACTCAAGGGAAAAAGGAGAAAAAATGTACTAGTAAAAAAAATGCATTACTTTCCAATTACTCCACGTCTACAAAGACTCTTTATGTCACGACATACTTCAGAAGAAATGAGGTGGCACAAAGCAAAATTTCTAAATAATGAAGGTGTGCTTAGACATCCTGCAGATGGAGAAGCTTGGAAAGATTTTGACAAACAATATCCAGAGTTTGCAATAGACCCAAGAAATGTCAGATTGGGAATTGCAACCGACAGATTCAATCCATTTGGAAATATGAGTACTAGCTATAGTATATGGCATGTTGTGTTAGTACCATACAACATGCCACCATGGAAATGTATGAaagaaaataatattataatggcATTATTAATTCCTGGTCCCAAATCCCCAGGAAAGGACATCGATGTTTACTTACGATCCCTAATTGATGAACTAAAAGAATTATGGGAAGAAGGTGTAAAAACATATGATGTATCGAGTAAAAAAGAATTTATGATGTGTGCTGCAATATTATGGACAATAAATGACTTTCCATCTTATGGCACAATAtatgggtggagcacaaaaggctACAAGGCATGTCCTGTTTGTAATGTGGATGCTTCTTCGTTTCCGATATTAGGTAAGATTAGTTATATGGGGCATCATCGTTTTTTGCCTTTGGATCATCCATGGCGCAAAGATAAACGCTATGATGGTAAAATTGAGAATCGTCCTCCTCCTAAATTATTATTAGAAGAtgatatcttaaaacagttagaTACTGCTGATGAATTTATGCCgggaaaaataccaaaaaaagaTAATGGAAAATTATCCGAAGAAGTTGTAcacaagagaaaaaaaattaaagtgtGA
- the LOC133800258 gene encoding protein SHORT HYPOCOTYL IN WHITE LIGHT 1, whose translation KKIGTKTRKLKFGQFIIATSHNWLCSVPLFGANLHPPKFQIAVPCGGVGFHRQAQGSDNLVDDPRIWSRSINSEFGRHGHDEDDDEGDEDEEEDRSLDLLIKFVQNVFKKISKRARRAVRSVLPIVIPTKLVGFSVNGVLILAFLWILKAFLEVVCTIGSVVFVSILLIRGIWTGVIYLQENHNLSIKDFDDENGTWNRVKPA comes from the exons aaaaaaataggaacaAAAACCAGAAAACTGAAATTTGGTCAATTCATAATAGCCACTTCACATAACTGGCTTTGCTCGGTCCCGTTATTTGGTGCCAACCTCCATCCGCCCAAGTTTCAGATAGCTGTTCCCTGTGGAGGTGTGGGTTTTCATCGTCAAGCACAG GGTAGTGATAATCTTGTAGATGATCCACGCATTTGGAGCCGTTCTATCAACTCTGAATTCGGTAGACATGGTCATGATGAAGATGAcgatgaaggtgatgaagatgaagaagaagatagGAGTCTTGATCTTTTGATTAAGTTCGTCCAGAATGTCTTTAAGAAGATTTCTAAGCGTGCTCGAAGAGCTGTACGATCAGTTCTTCCAATAGTTATTCCAACCAAACTG GTGGGGTTTTCAGTCAACGGAGTGCTAATTCTAGCATTTTTGTGGATTTTAAAGGCGTTTCTTGAG GTGGTTTGCACCATCGGTAGTGTGGTATTTGTGAGTATCTTACTCATCCGAGGAATATGGACTGGGGTAATCTATTTGCAAGAAAACCACAACCTTTCAATAAAGGACTTTGATGACGAGAATGGCACATGGAATCGTGTTAAGCCTGCTTGA